The DNA window GAAGACTGGCACGTAATCGTCCGCAAACCAGTACCGGATCACCTCCAGGACTGTAAAATAGTGCTAGAACATGGCCAGGAGGATCAGCTGCAGAAGGGTCCCAAGAAGACCGATCTTCAGAAGCCCTGGAAGGCCCCCATCGAACCCTCTCTCATACACCCGTCGAACAGATCAGTAAAAGGCGCAGGCGGCGAGGAGAAAAAACCCCAGTGGAGGCATCATCTCTCCCGTAGGAGGCCTATTGCGAGGTGAACCCATAAGTTAGTGTCGCCTGATCAGAACTGGGAAGGAGAGGGGTCGTTTGGTCATCCCTGAGCGATATACTCTTATCCGGAGAGGATGATGATCCTGCAATGAAGATCGCAATCACCCGGCTTGCTGGCAAGGAAGAGAACGATGCTGCCCGGTGCAATGCATTCGGCCACACCAGTGAGGCCGTCTCCCCCCTTCGGGCCGAGGTGTACGCCGACCAGATCGAAGCGTTTGTGCAGGCGGTCACCGAGGGACAGTTCGACTGCCTCTTCTTCACCAGTGCCCTGCCAGCCCAGTTGATCGGGCCTCACCTGAACACCTGGCCGCGGGTGGTGGCGATCGGGCCGACCACCGCAGCGACACTCCAGCAGCACGGGATCCCGGCAGAGACCCTCTCGATGTTCTACTCGCGAGAGTTCGTTCCCTACCTGGGCTCCTGGATCAGTATGAAGACAATCGGGATCCCGCGTGCCGACGTCCCAAACCAGGCTCTCCTCGATTCGATCACCGGAGCCGGCGGGATCCCGCGGGAGTTCCGATGCTACGGGCTCGTGAAGACCGGAGAACCCCTCCAGACCGCTGACGCCGGGGCGATCCTCTTCACCAGTGCGATGTCGTACAGAGAGGCACGCTGGACACCCCGCCCGGATCTGCTGGTCGGCGCCATCGGCGAGGTGACGGCGGATGCGGTCAGGGCCGGCGGAACACCGGTGGATGTGATCGGTGACGGTTCCCTAGAGGGGTTCCTTACGGCACTGAACCGATTCATAGAGGAGCGATCATGAGCACCGGAACCAAGAAAACTGGGATTGTGATCATCGACAAGCCACGCGGGCCATCGAGTCACCAGGTGGCGGCCTG is part of the Methanosphaerula palustris E1-9c genome and encodes:
- a CDS encoding uroporphyrinogen-III synthase, translated to MKIAITRLAGKEENDAARCNAFGHTSEAVSPLRAEVYADQIEAFVQAVTEGQFDCLFFTSALPAQLIGPHLNTWPRVVAIGPTTAATLQQHGIPAETLSMFYSREFVPYLGSWISMKTIGIPRADVPNQALLDSITGAGGIPREFRCYGLVKTGEPLQTADAGAILFTSAMSYREARWTPRPDLLVGAIGEVTADAVRAGGTPVDVIGDGSLEGFLTALNRFIEERS